From Panicum hallii strain FIL2 chromosome 2, PHallii_v3.1, whole genome shotgun sequence, a single genomic window includes:
- the LOC112880346 gene encoding pre-mRNA-splicing factor ATP-dependent RNA helicase DEAH7 isoform X4: MKMRSQDLSRMMRRACLQRVAVIHRVAIEEVLLMINHLQMLLMRMNGSQHPAVGMRLTGKRPTSLEALKVPMLMTRLVVMTTTMIEDPVINEVTVRDLHPLAIAVVEGEDTMMIENLILGVMSVRDLHPLTMLTREVDMSMAQEAQEHLQDLIGMMDAGNGKIHLVEITVMIGLAPEGSIQHDLLCLLLHPQMLVCCLLGWVGTRHVQQHPRGIMYPLHLPPYALLVPQKGLLIQVIDADRSPSNPDRNHEITEEMMQEMDYNADRAWYDCEEHTTMFDGDNAMYLGDESSYKKKEAPMPKKLTRRDGSLMTLAQSKKLSQMTADNAQWEDRQLLRSGAVKGTEVQTEFDDEEERKVILLVHDTKPPFLDGRVVFTKQAEPVMPLKDPTSDMAIIARKGSTLVREIREKQSMNKSRQRFWELAGSKLGNILGVEKTAEQVDADTAVVGDQGEINFKEEAKFSQHLKEKAEAVSDFAKSKSLAQQRQYLPIFTVRDDLLQVVRENQVVVVVGETGSGKTTQLTQYLHEDGYTSTGVVGCTQPRRVAAMSVAKRVSEEMETELGDKVGYAIRFEDVTGPNTIIKYMTDGVLLRETLKDADLDKYRVIVMDEAHERSLNTDVLFGILKKVVARRRDFKLIVTSATLNADKFSKFFGGVPVFHIPGRTFPVNIMFSKTPCEDYVEAAVKQAMTIHITSGPGDILIFMTGQEEIEATCYALAERMEQLISSSTKTVPKLEILPIYSQLPADLQAKIFQKAEEGARKCIVATNIAETSLTVDGIFYVIDTGYGKMKVYNPRMGMDALQVFPVSRAAADQRAGRAGRTGPGTCYRLFTESAYQNEMLPNPVPEIQRTNLGNVVLLLKSLRVENLLDFDFMDPPPQENILNSMYQLWVLGALNNVGGLTEIGWKMVEFPLDPTLAKMLLMGEQLGCLDEVLTIVSMLSVPSVFFRPKDRAEESDAAREKFFVPESDHLTLLNVYLQWKSNQYRGDWCNDHFLHVKGLRKAREVRSQLLDILKTLKIPLTSCHMEWDVVRKAICSAYFHNSARLKGVGEYVNCRNGMPCHLHPSSALYGLGYTPDYVVYHELVLTTKEYMQCVTAVDPQWLAEMGPMFFSVKETDTSLLDHKKRQKEEKTAMEEEMEKLRQEQAEAARIEKEKEREKRAKQQQQVAMPGLKKGATYLRPRKMGL, encoded by the exons ATGAAGATGAGAAGCCAGGACCTGTCGAGAATGATGCGACGAGCCTGTCTGCAGCGGGTCGCAGTAATTCATCGCGTCGCTATCGAGGAAGTGCTTCTGATGATAAATCATCTTCAAATG TTGCTGATGAGGATGAACGGGTCCCAACACCCAGCCGTCGGGATGAGGCTCACCGGCAAGAG ACCCACATCTCTAGAAGCTCTCAAGGTTCCCATGCTTATGACACGCCTCGTAGTTATGACCACTACGATGATAGAGGATCCCGTGATAAACGAGGTGACCGTGAGAGATCTGCATCCATTGGCTATAGCAGTAGTGGAAGGCGAAGATACCATGATGATAGAGAATCTCATACTAGGCGTGATGAGCGTGAGAGATCTACATCCATTGACTATGTTAACAAGAGAAGTCGACATGAGCAtggctcaagaagctcaagaACACCTG CAAGATCTGATTGGGATGATGGACGCTGGGAATGGGAAGATACACCTCGTCGAGATTACCGTGATGATCGGCCTGGCTCCCGAAGGCAGCATCCAACACGATCTCCTATGCTTGCTGCTGCATCCCCAGATGCTCGTTTGTTGTCTCCTTGGTTGGGTGGGAACACGCCACGTTCAGCAG CATCCCCGTGGGATAATGTATCCCCTTCACCTGCCCCCATACGCGCTTCTGGTTCCTCAAAAGGGTCTTCTTATTCAG GTCATCGATGCCGATAGAAGCCCCTCAAATCCTGATAGGAACCATGAGATAACCGAGGAAATGATGCAAGAGATGGATTATAATGCTGACCGTGCATG GTATGACTGTGAAGAACACACAACCATGTTTGACGGTGATAATGCTATGTATCTTGGAGATGAAAGTTCATACAAAAAGAAGGAAGCACCGATGCCGAAGAAGCTG ACTCGTAGAGATGGTAGTCTGATGACCCTTGCTCAGAGCAAAAAGTTGTCACAGATGACTGCTGATAATGCTCAGTGGGAGGATAGACAATTGTTGAGATCTGGAGCTGTTAAAGGAACAGAAGTCCAGACTGAATTTGATGATGAGGAGGAGCGGAAAGTAATACTTCTTGTCCATG ACACAAAGCCTCCGTTTCTGGATGGACGAGTTGTATTCACAAAACAAGCAGAACCTGTAATGCCACTGAAGGATCCTACATCTGATATGGCTATTATTGCACGCAAAGGTTCTACTCTGGTTAGGGAAATTCGTGAAAAGCAGAGCATGAATAAATCAAGGCAACGATTTTGGGAGCTTGCTGGATCTAAGCTTGGGAACATCTTGGGTGTTGAGAAAACGGCTGAGCAG GTTGATGCAGATACTGCTGTTGTTGGCGACCAAGGAGAGATTAATTTTAAAGAAGAAGCAAAGTTTTCTCAACATTTAAAGGAAAAAGCAGAAGCTGTCAGTGATTTTGCCAAATCAAAATCTCTAGCTCAACAAAGACAATATCTTCCCATATTTACTGTCCGGGATGATCTGCTACAG GTTGTGCGTGAAAATCAAGTAGTTGTGGTTGTTGGTGAAACTGGTTCTGGGAAGACTACTCAACTAACTCAGTATCTGCATGAGGATGGATATACTAGCACAGGAGTTGTTGGTTGTACCCAACCAAGGCGTGTGGCTGCCATGAGTGTTGCTAAGCGAGTCAGTGAGGAAATGGAGACCGAGTTGGGAGATAAAGTCGGATATGCCATACGATTTGAGGACGTCACTGGTCCAAACACTATAATAAAG TATATGACAGATGGAGTGCTGCTCCGTGAAACCTTGAAAGATGCTGACCTTGACAAGTATCG TGTTATCGTCATGGATGAAGCACATGAGAGGTCACTCAACACTGATGTTTTATTTGGTATATTGAAGAAGGTTGTTGCACGCAGACGGGATTTTAAACTAATCGTCACATCTGCAACCCTAAATGCAGACAAGTTCTCCAAGTTCTTTGGAGG TGTGCCTGTATTCCATATCCCAGGCCGGACGTTCCCAGTTAACATTATGTTCAGCAAAACGCCATGTGAGGACTATGTGGAAGCGGCAGTGAAGCAAGCAATGACTATCCACATAACCAGTGGCCCCGGTGATATTCTCATCTTCATGACTGGGCAGGAGGAAATCGAGGCTACCTGCTATGCTCTTGCTGAACGCATGGAGCAGCTGATATCATCATCCACCAAGACTGTGCCCAAACTGGAGATTCTGCCCATCTACTCACAGTTGCCAGCTGATTTGCAGGCCAAGATCTTTCAGAAGGCTGAAGAGGGCGCTCGCAAATGTATTGTTGCTACCAATATCGCTGAGACCTCATTGACAGTGGATGGTATCTTCTACGTCATCGATACTGGATATGGGAAGATGAAGGTGTACAACCCAAGGATGGGTATGGACGCGCTCCAGGTTTTCCCTGTCAGTCGGGCAGCTGCCGACCAGCGTGCAGGTCGAGCAGGAAGAACTGGCCCTGGCACCTGCTACCGGCTGTTCACAGAATCAGCCTACCAGAATGAGATGCTTCCTAACCCTGTGCCTGAGATCCAAAGGACCAACCTGGGGAATGTGGTGCTTTTACTGAAATCCCTGAGAGTTGAAAATTTGCTCGATTTTGATTTCATGGACCCTCCTCCCCAGGAGAATATCCTCAACTCCATGTATCAACTCTGGGTGTTAGGAGCCTTGAACAATGTTGGCGGCCTTACAGAAATTGGCTGGAAGATGGTGGAGTTCCCGTTGGATCCGACTCTAGCAAAGATGCTTCTCATGGGGGAGCAGCTAGGGTGCCTTGATGAGGTGCTGACCATTGTTTCCATGCTATCGGTACCCTCGGTCTTTTTCCGGCCCAAAGATCGAGCAGAGGAGAGTGATGCTGCACGGGAGAAGTTCTTCGTCCCAGAATCCGACCACCTAACGCTCCTGAATGTGTATCTTCAGTGGAAGTCTAACCAATATCGAGGAGACTGGTGCAATGATCACTTCCTCCATGTCAAGGGTCTCCGTAAGGCTCGGGAAGTGAGATCTCAGCTGCTGGACATACTGAAAACCCTGAAGATCCCCCTAACATCATGCCATATGGAATGGGATGTGGTGAGGAAAGCTATCTGCTCTGCGTACTTCCACAACTCTGCCCGATTGAAGGGTGTTGGGGAGTACGTCAACTGTCGGAACGGGATGCCTTGCCACCTCCACCCCAGCAGTGCACTCTACGGCCTTGGCTACACTCCGGACTATGTCGTCTACCACGAGCTCGTCCTGACCACCAAGGAGTACATGCAGTGTGTCACTGCGGTTGACCCGCAATGGCTAGCGGAGATGGGGCCCATGTTCTTCTCGGTGAAGGAGACAGATACCTCCCTTCTGGACCATAAGAAGAGGCAGAAGGAAGAGAAGACGGCAATGGAGGAGGAGATGGAGAAGTTGAGGCAGGAGCAGGCTGAGGCAGCTCGCAtcgagaaggagaaggagagggagaagagagctaagcagcagcagcaggttgCCATGCCCGGTCTGAAGAAAGGCGCAACGTATCTGAGGCCCAGAAAGATGGGTTTGTAG
- the LOC112880346 gene encoding pre-mRNA-splicing factor ATP-dependent RNA helicase DEAH7 isoform X3, producing the protein MKMRSQDLSRMMRRACLQRVAVIHRVAIEEVLLMINHLQMQQLLMRMNGSQHPAVGMRLTGKRPTSLEALKVPMLMTRLVVMTTTMIEDPVINEVTVRDLHPLAIAVVEGEDTMMIENLILGVMSVRDLHPLTMLTREVDMSMAQEAQEHLQDLIGMMDAGNGKIHLVEITVMIGLAPEGSIQHDLLCLLLHPQMLVCCLLGWVGTRHVQQHPRGIMYPLHLPPYALLVPQKGLLIQVIDADRSPSNPDRNHEITEEMMQEMDYNADRAWYDCEEHTTMFDGDNAMYLGDESSYKKKEAPMPKKLTRRDGSLMTLAQSKKLSQMTADNAQWEDRQLLRSGAVKGTEVQTEFDDEEERKVILLVHDTKPPFLDGRVVFTKQAEPVMPLKDPTSDMAIIARKGSTLVREIREKQSMNKSRQRFWELAGSKLGNILGVEKTAEQVDADTAVVGDQGEINFKEEAKFSQHLKEKAEAVSDFAKSKSLAQQRQYLPIFTVRDDLLQVVRENQVVVVVGETGSGKTTQLTQYLHEDGYTSTGVVGCTQPRRVAAMSVAKRVSEEMETELGDKVGYAIRFEDVTGPNTIIKYMTDGVLLRETLKDADLDKYRVIVMDEAHERSLNTDVLFGILKKVVARRRDFKLIVTSATLNADKFSKFFGGVPVFHIPGRTFPVNIMFSKTPCEDYVEAAVKQAMTIHITSGPGDILIFMTGQEEIEATCYALAERMEQLISSSTKTVPKLEILPIYSQLPADLQAKIFQKAEEGARKCIVATNIAETSLTVDGIFYVIDTGYGKMKVYNPRMGMDALQVFPVSRAAADQRAGRAGRTGPGTCYRLFTESAYQNEMLPNPVPEIQRTNLGNVVLLLKSLRVENLLDFDFMDPPPQENILNSMYQLWVLGALNNVGGLTEIGWKMVEFPLDPTLAKMLLMGEQLGCLDEVLTIVSMLSVPSVFFRPKDRAEESDAAREKFFVPESDHLTLLNVYLQWKSNQYRGDWCNDHFLHVKGLRKAREVRSQLLDILKTLKIPLTSCHMEWDVVRKAICSAYFHNSARLKGVGEYVNCRNGMPCHLHPSSALYGLGYTPDYVVYHELVLTTKEYMQCVTAVDPQWLAEMGPMFFSVKETDTSLLDHKKRQKEEKTAMEEEMEKLRQEQAEAARIEKEKEREKRAKQQQQVAMPGLKKGATYLRPRKMGL; encoded by the exons ATGAAGATGAGAAGCCAGGACCTGTCGAGAATGATGCGACGAGCCTGTCTGCAGCGGGTCGCAGTAATTCATCGCGTCGCTATCGAGGAAGTGCTTCTGATGATAAATCATCTTCAAATG CAACAGTTGCTGATGAGGATGAACGGGTCCCAACACCCAGCCGTCGGGATGAGGCTCACCGGCAAGAG ACCCACATCTCTAGAAGCTCTCAAGGTTCCCATGCTTATGACACGCCTCGTAGTTATGACCACTACGATGATAGAGGATCCCGTGATAAACGAGGTGACCGTGAGAGATCTGCATCCATTGGCTATAGCAGTAGTGGAAGGCGAAGATACCATGATGATAGAGAATCTCATACTAGGCGTGATGAGCGTGAGAGATCTACATCCATTGACTATGTTAACAAGAGAAGTCGACATGAGCAtggctcaagaagctcaagaACACCTG CAAGATCTGATTGGGATGATGGACGCTGGGAATGGGAAGATACACCTCGTCGAGATTACCGTGATGATCGGCCTGGCTCCCGAAGGCAGCATCCAACACGATCTCCTATGCTTGCTGCTGCATCCCCAGATGCTCGTTTGTTGTCTCCTTGGTTGGGTGGGAACACGCCACGTTCAGCAG CATCCCCGTGGGATAATGTATCCCCTTCACCTGCCCCCATACGCGCTTCTGGTTCCTCAAAAGGGTCTTCTTATTCAG GTCATCGATGCCGATAGAAGCCCCTCAAATCCTGATAGGAACCATGAGATAACCGAGGAAATGATGCAAGAGATGGATTATAATGCTGACCGTGCATG GTATGACTGTGAAGAACACACAACCATGTTTGACGGTGATAATGCTATGTATCTTGGAGATGAAAGTTCATACAAAAAGAAGGAAGCACCGATGCCGAAGAAGCTG ACTCGTAGAGATGGTAGTCTGATGACCCTTGCTCAGAGCAAAAAGTTGTCACAGATGACTGCTGATAATGCTCAGTGGGAGGATAGACAATTGTTGAGATCTGGAGCTGTTAAAGGAACAGAAGTCCAGACTGAATTTGATGATGAGGAGGAGCGGAAAGTAATACTTCTTGTCCATG ACACAAAGCCTCCGTTTCTGGATGGACGAGTTGTATTCACAAAACAAGCAGAACCTGTAATGCCACTGAAGGATCCTACATCTGATATGGCTATTATTGCACGCAAAGGTTCTACTCTGGTTAGGGAAATTCGTGAAAAGCAGAGCATGAATAAATCAAGGCAACGATTTTGGGAGCTTGCTGGATCTAAGCTTGGGAACATCTTGGGTGTTGAGAAAACGGCTGAGCAG GTTGATGCAGATACTGCTGTTGTTGGCGACCAAGGAGAGATTAATTTTAAAGAAGAAGCAAAGTTTTCTCAACATTTAAAGGAAAAAGCAGAAGCTGTCAGTGATTTTGCCAAATCAAAATCTCTAGCTCAACAAAGACAATATCTTCCCATATTTACTGTCCGGGATGATCTGCTACAG GTTGTGCGTGAAAATCAAGTAGTTGTGGTTGTTGGTGAAACTGGTTCTGGGAAGACTACTCAACTAACTCAGTATCTGCATGAGGATGGATATACTAGCACAGGAGTTGTTGGTTGTACCCAACCAAGGCGTGTGGCTGCCATGAGTGTTGCTAAGCGAGTCAGTGAGGAAATGGAGACCGAGTTGGGAGATAAAGTCGGATATGCCATACGATTTGAGGACGTCACTGGTCCAAACACTATAATAAAG TATATGACAGATGGAGTGCTGCTCCGTGAAACCTTGAAAGATGCTGACCTTGACAAGTATCG TGTTATCGTCATGGATGAAGCACATGAGAGGTCACTCAACACTGATGTTTTATTTGGTATATTGAAGAAGGTTGTTGCACGCAGACGGGATTTTAAACTAATCGTCACATCTGCAACCCTAAATGCAGACAAGTTCTCCAAGTTCTTTGGAGG TGTGCCTGTATTCCATATCCCAGGCCGGACGTTCCCAGTTAACATTATGTTCAGCAAAACGCCATGTGAGGACTATGTGGAAGCGGCAGTGAAGCAAGCAATGACTATCCACATAACCAGTGGCCCCGGTGATATTCTCATCTTCATGACTGGGCAGGAGGAAATCGAGGCTACCTGCTATGCTCTTGCTGAACGCATGGAGCAGCTGATATCATCATCCACCAAGACTGTGCCCAAACTGGAGATTCTGCCCATCTACTCACAGTTGCCAGCTGATTTGCAGGCCAAGATCTTTCAGAAGGCTGAAGAGGGCGCTCGCAAATGTATTGTTGCTACCAATATCGCTGAGACCTCATTGACAGTGGATGGTATCTTCTACGTCATCGATACTGGATATGGGAAGATGAAGGTGTACAACCCAAGGATGGGTATGGACGCGCTCCAGGTTTTCCCTGTCAGTCGGGCAGCTGCCGACCAGCGTGCAGGTCGAGCAGGAAGAACTGGCCCTGGCACCTGCTACCGGCTGTTCACAGAATCAGCCTACCAGAATGAGATGCTTCCTAACCCTGTGCCTGAGATCCAAAGGACCAACCTGGGGAATGTGGTGCTTTTACTGAAATCCCTGAGAGTTGAAAATTTGCTCGATTTTGATTTCATGGACCCTCCTCCCCAGGAGAATATCCTCAACTCCATGTATCAACTCTGGGTGTTAGGAGCCTTGAACAATGTTGGCGGCCTTACAGAAATTGGCTGGAAGATGGTGGAGTTCCCGTTGGATCCGACTCTAGCAAAGATGCTTCTCATGGGGGAGCAGCTAGGGTGCCTTGATGAGGTGCTGACCATTGTTTCCATGCTATCGGTACCCTCGGTCTTTTTCCGGCCCAAAGATCGAGCAGAGGAGAGTGATGCTGCACGGGAGAAGTTCTTCGTCCCAGAATCCGACCACCTAACGCTCCTGAATGTGTATCTTCAGTGGAAGTCTAACCAATATCGAGGAGACTGGTGCAATGATCACTTCCTCCATGTCAAGGGTCTCCGTAAGGCTCGGGAAGTGAGATCTCAGCTGCTGGACATACTGAAAACCCTGAAGATCCCCCTAACATCATGCCATATGGAATGGGATGTGGTGAGGAAAGCTATCTGCTCTGCGTACTTCCACAACTCTGCCCGATTGAAGGGTGTTGGGGAGTACGTCAACTGTCGGAACGGGATGCCTTGCCACCTCCACCCCAGCAGTGCACTCTACGGCCTTGGCTACACTCCGGACTATGTCGTCTACCACGAGCTCGTCCTGACCACCAAGGAGTACATGCAGTGTGTCACTGCGGTTGACCCGCAATGGCTAGCGGAGATGGGGCCCATGTTCTTCTCGGTGAAGGAGACAGATACCTCCCTTCTGGACCATAAGAAGAGGCAGAAGGAAGAGAAGACGGCAATGGAGGAGGAGATGGAGAAGTTGAGGCAGGAGCAGGCTGAGGCAGCTCGCAtcgagaaggagaaggagagggagaagagagctaagcagcagcagcaggttgCCATGCCCGGTCTGAAGAAAGGCGCAACGTATCTGAGGCCCAGAAAGATGGGTTTGTAG